In bacterium, one DNA window encodes the following:
- the ssb gene encoding single-stranded DNA-binding protein yields the protein MAELKFPSINYVILSGRLVEDGVVRYTPQGTAVCTVRFASDRNFRNAQGVWVKEPLFINLVLFKQVAERSAGRLRKGTPLIVEGILRSRTYETREGQRRTVYEIVVRRLHFLEKVEEEAVYLPEEEEVLEESALPDDFPAIEPDEEEPEDLPF from the coding sequence ATGGCCGAGCTTAAGTTCCCCAGCATAAACTATGTTATCCTTTCCGGTCGCCTCGTAGAGGATGGAGTGGTAAGATACACACCTCAGGGCACAGCGGTTTGTACTGTTCGTTTTGCCAGTGATAGAAATTTCAGAAATGCACAGGGAGTATGGGTTAAAGAGCCCCTCTTTATTAATCTTGTTTTATTCAAGCAAGTAGCGGAAAGAAGTGCGGGGAGGTTGAGAAAGGGTACACCTTTAATTGTTGAGGGCATCTTAAGGTCAAGAACTTACGAAACCAGAGAGGGGCAGAGGAGAACGGTTTACGAGATTGTAGTTAGAAGACTTCACTTTCTTGAAAAAGTGGAGGAAGAAGCCGTTTATCTTCCCGAGGAGGAAGAAGTTTTAGAAGAGTCGGCTTTACCGGATGACTTTCCGGCAATAGAGCCGGATGAGGAAGAGCCAGAGGATTTACCATTTTGA
- the rplI gene encoding 50S ribosomal protein L9 — protein MKVYLLKDVPKVGKAGEIVDVSDGFARNYLIKNGLAEVATDSLIKRLESEKRLLKSKIEHQKSKAEEIKKKIESLPELIFEKSSSKEGKIFGSVSSIEVMEELKKRGIHVEKQMIQMEHIKDIGIHNVKIKLFPGIEANLKIKILPKEIATH, from the coding sequence ATGAAAGTTTATTTGCTGAAGGATGTACCTAAGGTTGGGAAGGCAGGCGAAATAGTTGATGTAAGTGATGGTTTCGCACGAAATTATCTAATAAAGAACGGCCTGGCTGAGGTTGCTACGGACTCGCTGATTAAGAGACTGGAAAGTGAGAAAAGACTTTTGAAGTCTAAAATTGAACATCAGAAGAGTAAAGCTGAAGAAATAAAAAAGAAAATAGAAAGTCTTCCAGAGTTAATTTTTGAGAAGTCTTCTTCCAAAGAAGGTAAAATCTTCGGTTCTGTAAGCAGTATTGAAGTGATGGAAGAACTCAAAAAGCGTGGGATTCATGTCGAAAAGCAGATGATTCAAATGGAACACATTAAAGATATCGGAATTCACAACGTCAAAATTAAATTATTCCCAGGTATAGAGGCAAATTTAAAGATTAAAATATTGCCTAAGGAAATTGCAACTCATTGA
- a CDS encoding dihydroorotate dehydrogenase, giving the protein MKEVKENPLKVTFAGIDFESPFLPASGTFGYGAEPGSFKAIHCFGGLITKGLSFKKREGNPPPRIKETPCGLVNSIGLENPGVEEFISSILPEMLSFRKPIIVNLAGHDEEDFLLMIEKLNPFKEIVAYEINISCPNVSKGGLEFFRDKKALKTLLREIAGSSNKVNIVKIPPDIFHFDEIIDLLLSEGFVNVTVSNTYPAMVIDIEKMDFYFERKSGGLSGPAIFPLTLRLVYEIASKYPELNIIASGGVVSYVEAVQYFLVGAKLVQIGSGNFIDPNIVCKVKLDLENFLVSKGLYSLNKIVGKLLQTR; this is encoded by the coding sequence TTGAAGGAAGTTAAAGAAAACCCACTGAAAGTAACTTTTGCCGGTATAGATTTTGAATCCCCCTTTTTGCCTGCTTCTGGTACCTTTGGGTACGGAGCTGAACCGGGATCTTTTAAAGCAATCCATTGTTTTGGTGGGCTTATCACCAAAGGACTTTCTTTTAAGAAAAGGGAAGGGAATCCCCCTCCGAGAATAAAGGAGACACCCTGTGGACTTGTAAACTCCATTGGGCTTGAGAACCCTGGGGTTGAAGAGTTCATAAGTTCGATTCTACCCGAGATGCTCTCTTTTAGAAAGCCCATTATAGTAAACTTAGCGGGACATGATGAAGAAGATTTTCTTCTAATGATCGAAAAATTAAATCCCTTCAAGGAAATTGTTGCCTATGAAATCAATATCTCCTGTCCTAACGTCTCGAAAGGGGGATTGGAATTTTTCCGGGATAAAAAAGCCCTAAAAACCTTACTCAGGGAAATAGCTGGAAGCTCTAATAAAGTTAACATCGTTAAAATTCCCCCTGATATTTTCCATTTTGATGAGATCATCGATTTGTTACTATCCGAAGGGTTTGTAAATGTGACCGTTTCTAATACTTACCCCGCAATGGTGATTGACATTGAAAAAATGGATTTCTACTTTGAGAGAAAGTCGGGCGGATTGTCCGGACCTGCTATTTTCCCGTTGACTTTGAGGCTTGTTTATGAGATTGCAAGTAAATATCCGGAGCTAAACATAATAGCGTCAGGTGGGGTAGTGAGTTACGTGGAAGCAGTCCAATACTTCCTTGTGGGTGCAAAATTGGTGCAAATTGGATCGGGAAACTTTATAGATCCCAACATCGTATGTAAAGTAAAGTTGGATCTGGAAAATTTTCTTGTTTCAAAAGGTCTTTATTCTCTAAATAAAATTGTTGGGAAACTTCTACAAACTCGTTGA
- a CDS encoding class I SAM-dependent rRNA methyltransferase — MERAIIKGNPIQMANHPWVYSGNILSCSASKGSCVEVYSRKGIFLGSAIYNPDSNIALRFYSREREELSYLLIKEKIMMADKKRKKYFNKPYYRVVFSESDGLPGLIVDRYGDGFAFQINSYGMEIRREDIVKAIFDAFSPAFIVEKSEGHARKMEGLRERTEVVINNSSYNLSRVIVEEDGLKFYVDLINGQKTGFFYDQRHNRSIIEDHLRGSYVLDLFSYTGAFSLRALRKGKKVFAIDISEESIALLKENVKLNGLPEENLICEAKDAFEFHKEIASLRMKFDFVIVDPPSVVRRASDLDDALKSYITLLSGVFSILGKGSMLAVFSCSNHIKWEHLYSVVQRSTGLTRRNFRMVKFLNQDFRDHIVPVNFPEAEYLRGFLLEEDV; from the coding sequence ATGGAAAGGGCAATTATTAAAGGAAATCCGATTCAGATGGCAAATCATCCTTGGGTTTATTCTGGAAATATACTTTCCTGTAGTGCATCTAAAGGTTCCTGCGTAGAGGTCTACTCGAGAAAGGGTATATTTCTTGGTTCGGCAATTTACAATCCCGATTCCAATATCGCATTAAGGTTTTATTCCCGCGAGAGGGAGGAGCTCAGTTACCTGCTGATTAAGGAAAAGATCATGATGGCTGACAAAAAGCGAAAAAAATACTTTAATAAGCCATATTACAGGGTCGTATTCAGCGAAAGTGATGGTTTACCCGGCCTTATCGTGGACAGGTATGGAGATGGCTTTGCCTTTCAGATAAACTCTTACGGTATGGAAATAAGGCGTGAAGATATAGTGAAAGCTATCTTCGATGCCTTTTCGCCAGCTTTTATCGTAGAAAAAAGCGAAGGACATGCGAGAAAGATGGAGGGGTTAAGAGAACGAACAGAAGTCGTAATTAATAACTCTTCGTATAATCTCTCCAGAGTTATAGTGGAAGAAGATGGTCTTAAGTTCTATGTGGACCTTATAAATGGTCAGAAGACTGGGTTCTTTTACGATCAAAGGCATAATCGTTCTATAATTGAAGACCATTTGAGGGGTAGTTATGTTCTGGACCTCTTTTCTTACACTGGAGCCTTCTCTTTGAGAGCTTTAAGAAAAGGTAAGAAGGTTTTTGCCATAGATATTTCGGAAGAGTCCATTGCTTTATTAAAAGAGAATGTTAAACTAAATGGTCTCCCTGAGGAGAATCTAATTTGTGAAGCGAAAGACGCTTTTGAATTCCACAAAGAGATCGCCTCATTGAGGATGAAGTTTGACTTTGTTATAGTGGACCCTCCATCTGTTGTGAGGCGTGCATCGGACCTTGATGATGCTTTAAAATCATACATAACTCTGCTAAGTGGAGTTTTTAGCATTTTAGGAAAAGGTAGTATGTTAGCGGTTTTCTCATGCAGTAATCATATCAAGTGGGAACATTTGTATTCGGTAGTTCAGAGGAGTACTGGGTTAACCCGCAGGAATTTTAGGATGGTTAAGTTTTTAAATCAGGATTTTAGGGATCACATTGTTCCTGTTAATTTTCCAGAAGCAGAGTATTTAAGGGGTTTTCTTTTAGAGGAGGATGTATAG
- a CDS encoding bifunctional nuclease family protein, with protein MQLIELIVLRVQFPEGVEESPVIYLKEKEGDRILPIVIGINEAQSINMALSNSKTPRPLTHDLIVNLFEVFGLKLERVVINDLTENTYFARLILLDENNKTLYSIDARPSDSIAIALRSNAPIFVSEFVLKKALSLEGS; from the coding sequence TTGCAACTCATTGAATTAATTGTTCTCAGGGTACAGTTCCCAGAGGGGGTTGAGGAGAGCCCGGTTATTTATCTAAAAGAAAAAGAGGGCGATAGAATTCTTCCTATTGTGATTGGTATTAATGAGGCACAATCCATTAACATGGCACTGAGTAACTCTAAAACCCCGAGACCGCTCACTCATGATCTGATTGTGAATCTCTTTGAAGTTTTTGGTTTAAAGTTGGAAAGGGTTGTGATAAACGATCTAACAGAGAACACTTATTTCGCAAGGCTTATCCTCCTTGATGAGAATAACAAAACGTTATATAGCATCGACGCAAGACCTTCTGACTCTATAGCTATTGCCCTGCGGTCAAATGCCCCAATTTTTGTTTCTGAATTTGTATTGAAAAAGGCGTTATCCCTTGAAGGAAGTTAA
- the rpsF gene encoding 30S ribosomal protein S6 — protein MRNYEMVVILDSALPDAERDSLIGKLKNIIEKKGKLQAMEIWGKRELAYEINHRKEGYYAIFNFEAPPETINELKQEIRMNKSYLRELIVRK, from the coding sequence ATGAGAAATTATGAGATGGTTGTAATTTTAGATTCTGCGCTTCCTGATGCAGAGAGAGATTCGCTTATTGGCAAGTTAAAAAACATAATAGAGAAGAAAGGCAAGCTCCAGGCTATGGAAATCTGGGGGAAACGTGAACTCGCTTACGAGATTAACCATAGAAAGGAAGGATATTACGCAATATTTAATTTTGAGGCACCGCCGGAGACGATTAATGAGTTGAAGCAAGAAATAAGGATGAACAAGTCTTATCTAAGAGAGCTTATTGTGAGAAAATAA
- a CDS encoding sigma-54 dependent transcriptional regulator, with amino-acid sequence MSEYTVLIVEDEENARKLLVEYLSSKGFKAFGVATGEEAIKYSQENFVDFALLDIRLPGISGIDLIQKMKEVNPLVKIIMVTALGDVETVVQAMSKGASDYIVKPVNLEVLLSKLEAIKPTHIKEIEIKAIKDISSFHLPEFVYASEKMKNVLYNVIRAAKSNAPCLIVGETGTGKTAIARIIHSLSSRRDGPFIDVHLQSIPESLVESELFGYEKGAFTGADRSYEGLILRAHGGTLFLDEIGELKREMQVKLLKVIEDKMIRPIGGTQVKRVDFRLITATNRDIKEEVRRGTFREDLYYRINVIEIFVPPLRERREDIPVLLDYFLGKYSKTEGKEITGFSREALKYLLKYDYPGNVRELSNIVERACVMATKNLIEVKDLPEEVIKGDSPSNFSFSYSQKSLPEIVSEVEKKLILEALKEENFVKTRAAKRLGISERVLRYKMKLYGIEDGKGNY; translated from the coding sequence ATGTCTGAATATACTGTATTAATTGTCGAAGACGAGGAAAACGCAAGGAAACTGCTGGTGGAATATTTGAGCTCTAAGGGGTTTAAAGCCTTTGGGGTTGCGACAGGAGAGGAGGCAATTAAGTATTCTCAGGAAAATTTCGTCGATTTTGCCCTTTTAGACATCAGACTTCCGGGAATCAGTGGCATCGACTTAATTCAAAAAATGAAAGAAGTTAATCCTCTTGTTAAGATTATAATGGTCACTGCTCTCGGTGATGTAGAGACCGTGGTTCAGGCTATGTCGAAGGGCGCCTCGGATTACATAGTTAAACCTGTCAATCTTGAGGTACTTCTTTCAAAATTAGAAGCGATTAAGCCTACCCATATAAAAGAGATAGAGATAAAGGCAATAAAAGATATTTCAAGTTTTCATCTTCCAGAATTTGTCTATGCCTCAGAGAAGATGAAGAATGTTCTTTACAATGTAATCAGGGCAGCCAAGTCCAATGCACCCTGCTTAATAGTAGGAGAAACGGGAACGGGGAAAACCGCCATTGCGAGAATAATACATTCATTGTCTTCGAGAAGGGACGGGCCTTTTATAGACGTTCACCTGCAGTCTATTCCTGAATCACTCGTTGAAAGTGAGCTTTTTGGATACGAAAAGGGTGCGTTTACAGGTGCTGACAGGAGTTATGAAGGGTTGATTTTAAGGGCTCATGGTGGTACCCTTTTCTTAGATGAAATAGGTGAACTCAAGAGGGAAATGCAGGTGAAGTTGTTGAAGGTTATTGAAGACAAAATGATAAGGCCAATTGGAGGGACACAAGTAAAGAGGGTTGATTTCCGTTTGATCACTGCTACCAACAGGGATATCAAGGAAGAGGTACGACGGGGTACCTTTCGAGAGGACCTATATTACAGGATCAACGTAATTGAAATTTTTGTACCCCCTTTAAGGGAGCGTAGAGAAGACATACCTGTCCTTTTAGACTATTTTCTTGGAAAATACAGTAAAACTGAGGGTAAAGAGATTACGGGTTTTTCACGGGAGGCACTTAAGTATCTCTTGAAATACGATTACCCCGGCAATGTGAGAGAATTGAGTAATATAGTTGAGCGTGCCTGCGTCATGGCTACAAAGAATTTGATTGAAGTAAAAGATTTGCCGGAGGAAGTGATAAAAGGAGATAGCCCCTCTAATTTTTCTTTTTCTTACTCTCAAAAGAGTTTGCCGGAAATTGTGAGCGAAGTTGAAAAGAAACTTATTTTAGAGGCTTTAAAAGAAGAAAATTTCGTAAAAACAAGGGCGGCGAAAAGGCTTGGGATTTCGGAACGGGTTTTAAGGTATAAAATGAAGTTGTACGGAATAGAAGATGGAAAGGGCAATTATTAA
- the rpsR gene encoding 30S ribosomal protein S18, whose translation MGKKVRIREVTCEFCKDGVREIDYKNVDVLSKYISKKGKILPRKTTGTCAFHQRKLAKAIKRARIIALLPFVESYYLS comes from the coding sequence ATGGGCAAAAAGGTGAGAATTAGGGAAGTAACCTGTGAATTTTGCAAGGATGGAGTCAGAGAAATAGATTACAAGAACGTTGATGTTCTTTCAAAGTATATATCTAAGAAGGGGAAGATTTTACCCCGTAAAACAACGGGGACTTGTGCTTTCCATCAGAGAAAGCTGGCCAAGGCTATAAAGAGGGCAAGGATTATAGCTCTTCTGCCATTTGTTGAGAGTTACTATCTTTCATGA
- the fabD gene encoding ACP S-malonyltransferase, translated as MANYIFMFPGQGSQYVGMMQDIYNKYDKVKVLLREMEDILGFPLGYTMFNGPDEVLTRTLYTQPAIFTHSAAIVYILRDNGIEPFITMGHSLGEITALFSAGALNFSEAAKVVAKRAELMDRVYERGGMSAVIGLELEKIREILEGFKNRVVIANINSPSQVVISGFIDDLEIVEEKLKEAGAKKVIRLKVSNAFHSPLMEPARKEFEEFLRDIKFESPKVPVIPNVEPGLESNPLMLKGLLIKQLCGTVRWVESLKVAGRVKNAYFVEIGPKRVLGRLLKETLGEVPYTSIDTYEDLVEFLSQVKS; from the coding sequence ATGGCGAATTATATTTTTATGTTTCCTGGACAGGGCTCACAATATGTGGGTATGATGCAAGATATTTACAACAAGTACGATAAAGTAAAGGTTCTCTTGAGAGAAATGGAAGACATTCTCGGGTTTCCTTTAGGTTATACGATGTTCAATGGCCCCGATGAGGTACTTACCAGGACCTTATACACCCAGCCCGCCATTTTCACCCACAGCGCAGCTATAGTTTACATTCTTAGAGATAATGGAATTGAACCTTTTATTACTATGGGACATAGTCTTGGTGAGATAACTGCTCTTTTCTCAGCAGGTGCTCTTAACTTCAGTGAAGCAGCGAAAGTTGTAGCCAAGCGAGCTGAACTTATGGACAGGGTGTATGAGCGAGGTGGTATGTCTGCTGTAATTGGTCTTGAACTTGAAAAAATTAGGGAGATACTGGAAGGGTTTAAAAACAGAGTTGTGATAGCCAATATCAATTCTCCTTCTCAGGTTGTGATATCAGGTTTTATAGATGACCTCGAAATTGTGGAGGAAAAGCTTAAAGAAGCGGGCGCAAAAAAGGTGATAAGGCTAAAGGTTTCAAATGCCTTCCATTCTCCCTTAATGGAGCCTGCACGGAAAGAGTTTGAAGAGTTTTTGAGAGATATAAAGTTTGAATCCCCTAAGGTACCTGTGATTCCCAACGTTGAACCTGGCTTAGAGTCAAATCCTCTTATGTTAAAGGGGTTGTTAATAAAACAGCTTTGTGGTACTGTTAGATGGGTCGAGTCTCTTAAAGTAGCGGGTCGTGTTAAAAATGCATATTTTGTTGAAATAGGTCCAAAACGGGTTTTGGGACGCCTTCTTAAAGAAACTCTTGGAGAAGTGCCATACACTTCCATTGATACCTACGAAGATTTGGTAGAATTTTTAAGCCAAGTTAAGTCTTGA